From one uncultured Bacteroides sp. genomic stretch:
- a CDS encoding RagB/SusD family nutrient uptake outer membrane protein gives MKNISKTIWLFILCISGSLLTSCSDFLNPDPESLYTTKTFYTSQSDFELAISAVYAKQQDLYDGQTGLLHFLIARSDDSNAVNTNTYSDGADTFTDTSNSTPLTNIWQSMYVIITRCNSILIRIDNVTFDNESTKNYIKGEAYAMRAWAYDNLGKFFGGVPLIVDAEYTTTQTYSIKRSSQAEIFAQAVSDYKAAINILPEKWGSDDAGRITKYAADASLGRLYMFMNEPANAKTCLEAVINSGIYSLASNYEDCFTDAYDNNVTKDRVWEVQYIGGLTGEGQTFSEMCMPEGYSGSEGYALRGASAAMQVSTDMVSAYETGDYRQTIATSNQIKGTGAAGYTWCTKFSRHSYQPQSATDWANNLPIIRYSDVLLMEAEAINATEGPTSKAIGYVNAVRNRAKLSDLTSLQTATAASFLTAIKHERRAEFMFEGVRWFDLVRWGDFVSVMTNFLNESDEGNGRYSKNVQSFRSIFAIPQTEMDRYDNTSVMWQNESY, from the coding sequence ATGAAAAATATATCGAAAACAATCTGGCTTTTTATACTATGTATTTCGGGCTCGTTGCTCACAAGTTGCAGCGATTTCCTTAATCCGGATCCGGAGTCATTGTATACGACAAAAACATTCTATACGTCCCAGTCCGATTTTGAATTGGCTATTTCAGCTGTTTATGCAAAACAGCAGGATCTTTACGATGGACAAACAGGTCTGTTGCATTTCCTTATAGCACGTAGTGATGATTCTAATGCAGTCAATACAAATACATACTCTGACGGAGCTGATACTTTTACTGATACTTCCAACAGTACACCTTTGACCAATATTTGGCAAAGTATGTATGTGATTATCACACGTTGCAACAGTATTTTAATACGCATAGATAACGTAACTTTTGACAATGAATCTACTAAGAATTATATTAAAGGTGAGGCTTATGCAATGCGTGCCTGGGCTTATGATAATTTAGGAAAATTCTTTGGTGGAGTACCTTTGATTGTTGATGCTGAATATACCACTACTCAAACATATTCAATAAAGCGTTCTTCACAAGCTGAAATATTTGCTCAGGCTGTAAGTGATTATAAGGCAGCAATAAATATTCTTCCTGAAAAGTGGGGTAGTGATGATGCTGGCAGAATAACAAAGTATGCAGCAGACGCTTCTTTAGGACGCCTGTATATGTTTATGAATGAACCGGCTAATGCAAAAACATGTCTTGAGGCGGTTATAAATTCAGGTATTTATTCGTTGGCTTCGAATTATGAGGATTGTTTCACGGATGCTTATGATAATAATGTTACAAAGGACCGTGTTTGGGAGGTTCAATATATAGGTGGATTGACAGGTGAAGGGCAGACCTTCAGTGAAATGTGTATGCCGGAAGGTTATAGCGGAAGTGAGGGATATGCCTTGCGGGGAGCAAGTGCAGCAATGCAAGTTTCAACAGATATGGTAAGTGCTTATGAAACTGGCGACTACCGTCAGACTATTGCCACGTCAAACCAAATTAAAGGTACTGGTGCAGCAGGTTATACCTGGTGTACGAAATTCAGTCGCCATTCATACCAGCCGCAATCAGCTACCGATTGGGCTAACAATTTGCCAATAATCCGCTATTCGGATGTTTTATTGATGGAAGCTGAAGCGATAAATGCTACTGAAGGTCCTACATCGAAGGCTATAGGATATGTTAATGCTGTAAGAAATCGTGCTAAATTGTCTGATCTTACTTCTTTGCAGACTGCAACTGCAGCATCTTTCCTGACTGCTATCAAACATGAACGCAGAGCCGAATTTATGTTTGAAGGTGTGCGTTGGTTCGATTTGGTACGTTGGGGCGATTTCGTATCTGTAATGACGAACTTCCTTAACGAATCAGACGAAGGGAACGGTAGATATTCAAAGAATGTGCAATCTTTCCGTTCAATATTTGCCATACCTCAGACCGAAATGGACCGTTATGACAATACCAGTGTTATGTGGCAGAATGAAAGTTATTAA